One segment of Micromonospora parathelypteridis DNA contains the following:
- a CDS encoding DedA family protein, whose product MHDLLTWVQGLPALWIYLVAALIVAGETAVIFGLLVPGEATLLLVGFLTYNGTLRLGPALLAMIVAAVLGDGLAFRAGRRYGPRLRAGLGHRVGPERWGRADAMLARLGGRGVFAARWVAFARTLVPRLAGAGGMPYRRFAPWNLAGVITWVGGSVLLGHLAGESYDTVSRLLGRATGVALLLLAGLLGVVLAGRWLGRNPDPVRALLSRAGALPPVRWLTARYGVLFFLVAMRIGPAWTLLLNLAAGLLLLFAAGLAIAGLLAVAIRNSGLAALDDAIADWFAARRTPGAADATMLVVSVVRGSVLIVLVALVAAVLAWRNRPWRADLLSVVGTVGAFVPLVVLAVVAEVTGPHGTAPGGGEANPLSTQNAVVAASFCTLAWLVSRNARWPVAVAAWTAAAAGVLGIGGARLYLGLETASGTAAAVLLGVLWTVVFIVAWATRDRAVGDREQHVDQARPPSQGHRRPVEPC is encoded by the coding sequence GTGCATGACCTGCTGACCTGGGTGCAGGGCCTGCCCGCCCTGTGGATCTACCTGGTCGCCGCGCTGATCGTGGCGGGCGAGACCGCGGTGATCTTCGGCCTGCTCGTGCCGGGTGAGGCTACCCTGCTGCTCGTCGGCTTCCTCACCTACAACGGTACCTTGCGGCTCGGGCCGGCGTTGCTCGCGATGATCGTCGCGGCGGTCCTCGGCGACGGGCTGGCCTTCCGCGCCGGACGGCGCTACGGGCCCCGGCTGCGTGCCGGGTTGGGGCACCGGGTGGGGCCCGAGCGGTGGGGCCGGGCCGACGCCATGCTCGCCCGGCTCGGTGGGCGGGGCGTGTTCGCCGCCCGTTGGGTGGCTTTCGCCCGCACCCTGGTGCCCCGGCTGGCCGGCGCGGGCGGCATGCCGTACCGGCGGTTCGCACCGTGGAACCTGGCCGGAGTGATCACCTGGGTGGGCGGCTCGGTCCTGCTCGGTCACCTCGCGGGTGAGTCGTACGACACGGTCTCCCGGCTGCTCGGTCGGGCCACCGGCGTGGCGCTGCTGCTGCTGGCCGGTCTGTTGGGAGTCGTGCTCGCCGGCCGGTGGCTGGGTCGTAACCCCGACCCGGTACGCGCCCTGCTGTCCCGGGCGGGCGCGCTGCCGCCGGTGCGCTGGCTCACAGCCCGCTACGGTGTGCTGTTCTTCCTGGTGGCCATGCGGATCGGGCCGGCCTGGACGCTGCTGCTCAATCTGGCCGCCGGGCTCCTGCTGCTCTTCGCTGCCGGGCTCGCCATCGCCGGACTGCTCGCCGTGGCGATCCGCAACAGCGGGTTGGCCGCGCTGGACGACGCCATCGCGGACTGGTTCGCCGCCCGGCGTACCCCGGGCGCCGCCGACGCCACGATGCTCGTGGTGTCGGTGGTACGAGGGTCGGTGTTGATCGTGTTGGTGGCGCTGGTGGCCGCGGTGCTGGCGTGGCGCAACCGACCCTGGCGTGCGGACCTGCTCAGTGTGGTCGGCACGGTGGGCGCGTTCGTGCCGCTGGTGGTGCTGGCCGTGGTGGCCGAGGTGACCGGGCCGCACGGCACCGCACCGGGTGGCGGCGAGGCGAATCCGCTCTCGACTCAGAACGCCGTGGTCGCGGCGAGCTTCTGCACCCTGGCCTGGCTGGTGTCGCGCAACGCCCGCTGGCCGGTCGCGGTGGCCGCCTGGACGGCCGCCGCCGCGGGGGTGCTCGGGATCGGCGGCGCGCGGCTCTACCTCGGCTTGGAGACGGCGAGCGGGACCGCCGCGGCGGTGCTGCTCGGAGTGCTCTGGACGGTGGTGTTCATCGTCGCCTGGGCCACCCGGGACCGGGCGGTGGGCGACCGGGAACAGCACGTTGATCAGGCCCGCCCGCCGTCGCAGGGGCACCGCCGCCCGGTCGAACCTTGCTAG
- a CDS encoding MarR family winged helix-turn-helix transcriptional regulator produces MYRRRDTRREQLVAEITNNLRRYAVDAQQVGHAFANLHGLNPTDLQALIAVMDAELLGDPITPGRLGEQLNLSSGSVTALIDRLERAGHIRRDRDTVDRRKVLLHYADQGAALAMEFFQPLGARTDTVMARFGEDELEVVHRFMAEMSESLRGHRDAVRAARPESPRRPTG; encoded by the coding sequence ATGTACCGGCGGCGCGACACGCGCCGCGAGCAGCTGGTCGCGGAGATCACCAACAACCTCCGGCGGTACGCGGTGGACGCCCAGCAGGTCGGCCACGCCTTCGCCAACCTGCACGGACTCAACCCGACCGACCTGCAGGCGTTGATCGCGGTGATGGACGCCGAGCTGCTCGGTGACCCGATCACCCCCGGTCGCCTCGGTGAGCAGCTCAACCTCTCCTCCGGCTCGGTGACCGCCCTGATCGACCGGCTGGAGCGGGCCGGCCACATCCGCCGGGACCGGGACACCGTCGACCGCCGCAAGGTGCTGCTGCACTACGCCGACCAGGGAGCCGCCCTGGCCATGGAGTTCTTCCAGCCGCTGGGCGCCCGGACCGACACGGTGATGGCCCGCTTCGGCGAGGACGAGCTGGAGGTGGTGCACCGATTCATGGCGGAGATGAGCGAGTCGCTACGGGGGCACCGCGACGCGGTACGCGCAGCCCGGCCCGAGTCGCCCCGCCGACCGACAGGCTGA
- a CDS encoding tyrosine-protein phosphatase, giving the protein MAGQGWELVGAPNARDLGGLVGADGRRVRVGQLIRTPALGRLADEDLPVLAKLGPACVLDLRDSSEIAVAPADRLVGEPRVVHLPVHDPEHPVFTYVSAVLLGHDLDAYAELARQGTARAMAAIYRWFVTGESARTGFAEAVRLATQSENLPLVYHCSAGKDRTGWLTVILLTALGVDESAIRSDYLRNNALTDSLRAVIVEALRRRQPGLDVDAVLPVLEVRAEYLDAAYDEVRRVHGSFDAYLRDGLGITDETLTALRARLLE; this is encoded by the coding sequence ATGGCTGGTCAGGGCTGGGAGTTGGTGGGCGCACCGAACGCGCGCGACCTGGGCGGGCTCGTCGGTGCCGACGGGCGGCGGGTCCGCGTCGGGCAGCTGATCCGCACACCGGCGTTGGGTCGACTCGCCGACGAGGACCTGCCGGTGCTCGCGAAGCTGGGCCCGGCATGTGTGCTGGACCTGCGCGACTCCTCCGAGATCGCGGTCGCCCCGGCGGATCGGCTGGTCGGCGAGCCCCGGGTGGTGCACCTCCCGGTGCACGATCCGGAGCACCCGGTCTTCACGTACGTGTCGGCGGTGCTGCTCGGCCACGACCTCGACGCGTACGCGGAGCTGGCCCGGCAGGGCACGGCGAGGGCGATGGCGGCCATCTACCGGTGGTTCGTCACCGGCGAGTCGGCGCGGACCGGCTTCGCCGAGGCGGTGCGGCTGGCCACCCAGTCGGAGAACCTGCCGCTGGTGTACCACTGCTCCGCCGGCAAGGACCGCACGGGTTGGCTGACCGTCATCCTGTTGACGGCGCTGGGGGTGGACGAGTCGGCGATCCGCTCCGACTACCTGCGCAACAACGCGTTGACCGACAGTCTGCGCGCGGTGATCGTCGAGGCGTTGCGACGACGGCAACCCGGCCTGGACGTCGACGCGGTGCTGCCGGTGCTGGAGGTCCGCGCCGAGTATCTCGACGCCGCGTACGACGAGGTGCGCCGGGTGCACGGCTCGTTCGACGCGTACCTGCGCGACGGGCTCGGAATCACCGACGAGACCCTCACGGCGCTGCGGGCGCGGTTGCTGGAGTGA
- a CDS encoding MMPL family transporter, with the protein MSVFTRVARGRLAAWLTVAAAIVVGAAVFGMPQPDNPAPVSATGLSVRWESTQVQRLQDQLPSRDVQPAIMVVGRDDGGALSEADRATIGARADALRGFAVGGQVSPVQVSPDGTVALVAVPLDTAGGQEDVTETVTQLRAALADLPDSLTVEVTGAPAFTADLSSVFDGADVTLLAVTAAVVALLLLITYRSPFLWIVPLVVVAVTEQITLRAVDTIVPAVGINLQPGQVTGIASVLVFGAATDYALLLIARYREELRREEDRFVAMRAALRRTAEPILASGGTVVLGVLTLLLSEQETNRALAVACATGVVFAMLSALFVLPAVLVLLGRGLFWPFVPRVGGPAREGRLWGRLGTAVQRRPVVVAVLSTLLLGGLALGGLGIRTGLSETEQFRAEPEAVTGAQTLARAFPAGTTQPVAVLTNPAAVRAVTDAASAVPGVASVRPGDAGEAVAQVDVVLDAEPGTTAADRAIEALRAAVAAVGGSAPPAVDGADPPSGALVGGTVAATYDSEKANDSDLRLILPIILLLVGAVLVLLLRGLLAPVLLVLTVIASFFASLGAAWLLFDHVLGFPALDSGVLLLAFVFLVALGVDYNIFLVTRAREDARSVGTRDGMLSALRVTGGVITSAGVLLAAVFAVLGVLPLITLTQIGIIVCIGVLFDTLLVRTVLVPALAFVLGDRFWWPGRISRDRPEDIAASPEPVAARD; encoded by the coding sequence ATGTCTGTGTTCACCAGAGTCGCCCGCGGCCGGTTGGCCGCCTGGCTCACCGTGGCCGCCGCGATCGTCGTCGGCGCGGCCGTGTTCGGAATGCCCCAGCCGGACAACCCGGCGCCGGTCTCCGCCACCGGTCTCTCCGTGCGGTGGGAGTCGACCCAGGTGCAGCGCCTGCAGGACCAGCTCCCGTCCCGTGACGTGCAGCCGGCCATCATGGTGGTCGGCCGCGACGACGGCGGGGCGCTGAGCGAGGCCGACCGGGCCACCATCGGCGCCCGCGCCGACGCCCTGCGCGGCTTCGCGGTGGGCGGGCAGGTCAGCCCCGTCCAGGTGTCCCCGGACGGCACGGTGGCCCTCGTCGCCGTGCCCCTCGACACCGCGGGCGGACAGGAGGACGTCACCGAGACGGTCACCCAGCTACGCGCGGCTCTGGCGGACCTGCCCGACAGCCTGACCGTCGAGGTGACCGGCGCCCCGGCCTTCACCGCCGACCTGTCCTCGGTGTTCGACGGCGCCGACGTCACCCTGCTCGCGGTGACCGCCGCCGTGGTCGCGTTGCTGCTGCTGATCACCTACCGCAGCCCGTTCCTGTGGATCGTCCCGCTCGTGGTGGTCGCGGTGACCGAGCAGATCACCCTGCGCGCGGTGGACACGATCGTGCCGGCGGTCGGGATCAACCTCCAACCGGGCCAGGTCACCGGCATCGCCAGCGTGCTGGTCTTCGGTGCCGCCACCGACTACGCCCTGCTGCTGATCGCCCGCTACCGCGAGGAGCTGCGGCGCGAGGAGGACCGGTTCGTCGCGATGCGCGCCGCGTTGCGCCGTACCGCCGAGCCCATCCTGGCCAGCGGCGGCACCGTGGTGCTCGGCGTCCTCACCCTGCTGCTCAGCGAGCAGGAGACGAACCGGGCACTGGCGGTGGCCTGCGCCACCGGTGTGGTCTTCGCCATGCTCTCGGCGCTGTTCGTGCTCCCCGCCGTGCTGGTGCTCCTCGGTCGGGGCCTGTTCTGGCCGTTCGTACCCCGGGTCGGCGGCCCGGCCCGGGAGGGTCGGCTCTGGGGCCGGCTGGGCACCGCCGTGCAACGCCGCCCGGTGGTGGTCGCGGTGCTGTCCACCCTGCTGCTCGGCGGCCTCGCGCTGGGTGGGCTCGGTATCCGCACCGGCCTGTCCGAGACCGAGCAGTTCCGGGCCGAGCCCGAGGCCGTCACCGGTGCGCAGACCCTGGCCCGCGCGTTTCCCGCCGGCACCACCCAGCCGGTGGCCGTGCTCACCAACCCGGCGGCCGTCCGGGCGGTCACCGACGCCGCGAGCGCCGTGCCCGGGGTCGCCTCGGTACGCCCCGGCGACGCGGGTGAGGCCGTTGCCCAGGTCGACGTGGTGCTGGACGCCGAACCGGGCACCACTGCCGCGGACCGCGCCATCGAGGCGCTGCGCGCGGCGGTCGCCGCCGTCGGAGGCTCCGCGCCGCCCGCCGTCGACGGTGCCGATCCGCCGTCCGGCGCGCTCGTCGGCGGCACCGTGGCGGCAACCTACGACTCGGAGAAGGCCAACGACTCCGACCTGCGGCTGATCCTGCCGATCATCCTGCTGCTGGTCGGCGCCGTGCTCGTGCTGCTGCTGCGCGGCCTGCTCGCACCGGTGCTGCTGGTGCTCACCGTGATCGCGTCGTTCTTCGCGAGCCTCGGCGCCGCATGGCTGCTCTTCGATCACGTGCTGGGCTTCCCGGCACTGGACAGCGGTGTGCTGCTGCTCGCCTTCGTGTTCCTGGTGGCACTCGGTGTGGACTACAACATCTTCCTGGTCACCCGTGCCCGAGAGGACGCCCGCAGCGTGGGCACCCGCGACGGGATGCTCTCCGCTCTGCGGGTCACCGGCGGGGTGATCACGAGCGCCGGAGTGCTGCTCGCCGCGGTCTTCGCCGTGCTCGGCGTGCTGCCGCTGATCACGCTGACCCAGATCGGCATCATCGTCTGCATCGGTGTCCTGTTCGACACCCTGCTGGTCCGCACGGTCCTGGTGCCGGCGCTGGCGTTCGTGCTCGGCGACCGCTTCTGGTGGCCCGGCCGGATCAGCCGCGACCGCCCGGAGGACATCGCGGCGTCGCCGGAGCCGGTCGCCGCACGCGACTGA
- a CDS encoding lytic transglycosylase domain-containing protein produces MFRRTGRRGAAVLAGLLLASALVGCAAKGENPQDLTAPVAVTDAPTDAPTDEVSAAPSPSPTAVASMGAAPSRSATPTPTKKPTKKPSRTAPKPLAVAKPPTETKVPPAPPKPAPSSCKPSYKGTQATRAEVKAALTDAAGRTYWPVSAPDIKIPLNLLKATAWQESGWQSNIYACDGGVGLMQVMPGTATWMNQRFEKSYQIDDYRDNAYLGATYLAWTTKYIGEMYFESDFRLDPALCTTELNSCLLNAVIAAYNFGHGAVAREGEPLAIPNPSYVRNVRALMSECVCLEY; encoded by the coding sequence ATGTTTCGACGGACCGGCCGGCGGGGCGCTGCGGTGCTCGCCGGGCTCCTGCTCGCGAGTGCGCTGGTCGGCTGCGCCGCCAAGGGGGAGAACCCGCAGGACCTGACCGCCCCGGTCGCGGTCACCGATGCGCCGACGGACGCCCCCACAGACGAGGTCTCCGCGGCGCCGAGCCCGTCGCCGACCGCCGTGGCGTCGATGGGTGCCGCGCCGAGCCGTAGCGCGACCCCGACGCCGACGAAGAAGCCGACGAAGAAGCCGAGCCGCACGGCGCCGAAGCCGCTCGCGGTGGCGAAGCCGCCCACCGAGACCAAGGTCCCGCCGGCCCCGCCGAAGCCGGCGCCCAGCTCCTGCAAGCCGAGTTACAAGGGCACCCAGGCGACCCGCGCCGAGGTGAAGGCCGCGTTGACCGACGCGGCCGGCCGCACCTACTGGCCGGTCTCCGCTCCGGACATCAAGATCCCGCTCAACCTGCTCAAGGCCACCGCGTGGCAGGAGAGCGGCTGGCAGTCCAACATCTACGCCTGTGACGGCGGTGTCGGGTTGATGCAGGTGATGCCGGGCACCGCGACCTGGATGAACCAGCGGTTCGAGAAGAGCTACCAGATCGACGACTACCGGGACAACGCCTACCTCGGCGCCACCTACCTGGCCTGGACGACCAAGTACATCGGCGAGATGTACTTCGAATCCGACTTCCGCCTCGACCCGGCCCTGTGCACCACCGAGCTGAACTCCTGCCTGCTCAACGCGGTCATCGCCGCGTACAACTTCGGGCATGGGGCGGTGGCACGGGAGGGGGAGCCACTGGCCATCCCCAACCCGTCGTACGTGCGCAACGTGCGGGCGCTGATGAGCGAGTGCGTCTGCCTGGAGTACTGA
- a CDS encoding serine hydrolase: MTWDDLDAHLDRVPGTVSAYVGRLDAPPTWTRHADAAHYAASTMKVAVLAALHRAAEAGTLNLDAPVPIVNEFDSAQPGAPRFSCAQPYDNDDAVWDRLGGTATLRWLADRMIVRSSNLATNLVIGHVGLPAVADVWALAGARNSVTGRGIEDFAAREAGITNVVTAADLAALLGALASGAGSPGTLAAPAACSAMLDVLLAQEHREDLAAGLPEGTRIAHKNGWVRGVRHGAGVVLPDDAPPYLIVVCTTTDPADGNASGDEDEDDACLLIAHISAQVWAARHQL, translated from the coding sequence ATGACCTGGGATGATCTCGACGCCCACCTGGACCGGGTGCCCGGCACCGTCTCGGCGTACGTGGGCCGGCTCGACGCGCCGCCGACCTGGACCCGCCACGCGGACGCCGCCCACTACGCCGCCAGCACCATGAAGGTGGCGGTGCTCGCCGCGCTGCACCGCGCCGCCGAGGCCGGCACCCTGAACCTGGACGCCCCGGTCCCGATCGTCAACGAATTCGACTCCGCCCAGCCCGGCGCGCCCCGGTTCTCCTGCGCACAGCCCTACGACAACGACGACGCCGTCTGGGACCGGCTGGGTGGCACGGCGACGCTGCGCTGGCTAGCCGACCGGATGATCGTGCGTTCCAGCAATCTGGCCACCAACCTCGTCATCGGGCACGTCGGGCTGCCCGCGGTGGCCGACGTGTGGGCGCTCGCCGGCGCCCGCAACAGCGTCACGGGCCGGGGCATCGAGGACTTCGCGGCCCGCGAGGCCGGCATCACCAACGTGGTCACCGCCGCCGACCTGGCCGCCCTGCTCGGCGCACTGGCCTCCGGGGCGGGCTCCCCCGGCACGCTCGCCGCACCGGCCGCCTGCTCGGCCATGCTGGACGTCCTGCTCGCCCAGGAGCACCGCGAGGACCTGGCCGCCGGTCTGCCGGAGGGCACCCGCATCGCGCACAAGAACGGCTGGGTACGCGGCGTGCGGCACGGCGCCGGCGTGGTGCTGCCCGACGACGCCCCGCCCTACCTGATCGTCGTCTGCACCACCACCGACCCGGCCGACGGCAACGCCAGCGGCGACGAGGACGAGGACGACGCCTGCCTGCTGATCGCCCACATCTCGGCCCAGGTCTGGGCCGCCCGCCACCAGCTCTGA
- the typA gene encoding translational GTPase TypA: protein MQLRSDLRNVAIIAHVDHGKTTLVDAMLRQAGAYGARGENTERVMDSGDLEREKGITILAKNTGVRYLPADGSDPVTINIIDTPGHADFGGEVERGLTMVDGVVLLVDASEGPLPQTRFVLRKALRARMPIILVINKVDRPDARIKEVVDDTYELFLDLDADEEQIDFPIVYACARDGIASLTQPADGSVPDDSTSLEPLFRTLLDTIPAPAYEDDAPLQAHVTNLDASPFLGRLALCRVRQGTISKGQTVAWCRTDGSTQRVRISEMLMTEGLERKPAETAGPGDIIAVAGIPEIMIGETLADAENPVALPLITVDEPAISMTIGTNTSPLVGRVKGAKVTARMVKDRLDKELVGNVSLRVLPTERPDAWEVQGRGELALAILVEQMRRESYELTVGKPQVVTREIDGKTCEPVERLTIDSPEEYLGAITQLLATRKGRMEQLVNHGTGWIRMEWLVPARGLIGFRTEFLTDTRGTGILHHVFESYEPWFGELRTRNNGSLVADRSGAVTAFAMINLQERGQLFVEPTTEVYEGMIVGENSRSDDMDVNITKEKKLTNMRASTSDETEKLVPPRKLSLEQALEFCREDECVEVTPATVRIRKVVLDQQQRGRAAARRKHAG from the coding sequence ATGCAGCTTCGCAGCGACCTCCGCAACGTCGCCATCATCGCTCACGTCGACCACGGCAAGACCACCCTGGTCGACGCCATGTTGCGGCAGGCCGGCGCGTACGGCGCACGCGGCGAGAACACCGAGCGGGTGATGGACTCCGGGGACCTGGAACGGGAGAAGGGCATCACCATCCTGGCCAAGAACACCGGCGTGCGCTACCTGCCGGCGGACGGCTCGGACCCGGTCACCATCAACATCATCGACACCCCCGGCCACGCCGACTTCGGTGGCGAGGTGGAACGCGGCCTGACCATGGTCGACGGCGTGGTGCTGCTCGTCGACGCCAGCGAGGGCCCGCTGCCGCAGACCCGCTTCGTGCTGCGCAAGGCGCTGCGCGCCCGGATGCCGATCATCCTGGTGATCAACAAGGTGGACCGCCCCGACGCCCGGATCAAGGAGGTCGTGGACGACACCTACGAGCTCTTCCTCGACCTGGACGCCGACGAGGAGCAGATCGACTTCCCGATCGTCTACGCCTGCGCCCGCGACGGCATCGCCTCGCTGACCCAGCCCGCCGACGGTTCGGTGCCCGACGACAGCACCTCCCTGGAGCCGCTGTTCCGCACCCTGCTGGACACCATCCCGGCACCCGCGTACGAGGACGACGCCCCCCTGCAGGCGCACGTCACCAACCTCGACGCGTCGCCGTTCCTCGGCCGGCTGGCGCTGTGCCGGGTCCGCCAGGGCACCATCAGCAAGGGCCAGACGGTGGCCTGGTGCCGCACCGACGGCAGCACCCAGCGGGTCCGCATCTCCGAGATGCTGATGACCGAGGGCCTGGAGCGTAAGCCGGCCGAGACGGCCGGCCCGGGCGACATCATCGCCGTCGCCGGCATCCCCGAGATCATGATCGGTGAGACGCTGGCCGACGCGGAGAACCCGGTCGCGCTGCCGCTGATCACGGTCGACGAGCCGGCCATCTCGATGACCATCGGCACCAACACCTCGCCGCTGGTCGGCCGGGTCAAGGGCGCCAAGGTCACCGCCCGGATGGTCAAGGACCGGCTCGACAAGGAGCTGGTCGGCAACGTGTCGCTGCGGGTGCTGCCCACCGAGCGACCGGACGCCTGGGAGGTGCAGGGCCGCGGTGAGCTGGCGCTGGCCATCCTGGTCGAGCAGATGCGCCGGGAGAGCTACGAGCTGACCGTCGGCAAGCCGCAGGTGGTCACCCGGGAGATCGACGGCAAGACCTGTGAGCCGGTGGAGCGGCTGACCATCGACTCCCCCGAGGAGTACCTGGGCGCGATCACCCAGCTGCTGGCGACCCGCAAGGGCCGGATGGAGCAGCTGGTCAACCACGGCACCGGCTGGATCCGGATGGAGTGGCTGGTCCCGGCGCGCGGCCTGATCGGCTTCCGCACCGAGTTCCTCACCGACACCCGGGGCACCGGCATCCTGCACCACGTCTTCGAGTCCTACGAGCCGTGGTTCGGCGAGCTGCGTACCCGCAACAACGGCTCCCTGGTCGCCGACCGGTCCGGCGCGGTCACCGCCTTCGCGATGATCAACCTGCAGGAGCGTGGCCAGCTCTTCGTCGAGCCGACCACCGAGGTGTACGAGGGCATGATTGTCGGGGAGAACTCCCGCTCCGACGACATGGACGTCAACATCACCAAGGAGAAGAAGCTCACCAACATGCGGGCGTCGACCTCCGACGAGACCGAGAAGCTGGTCCCGCCGCGCAAGCTCTCCCTGGAGCAGGCCCTGGAGTTCTGCCGCGAGGACGAGTGCGTCGAGGTCACCCCGGCCACCGTGCGGATCCGCAAGGTGGTGCTCGACCAGCAGCAGCGGGGCCGGGCCGCCGCCCGCCGCAAGCACGCCGGCTGA
- a CDS encoding lysoplasmalogenase — protein MPRSRDLLAAFLVVTAANLLANATDSEVAFRVTKPLLMPLLAAYLWRACVERGARPDRLVLAALAFATAGDVALMIGGTGWFLAGMACFLGTHLCYIAAFTRYRADLALRRPPLVAVPLGYAVLTVVALWWMWTGLTDAGLALPVAGYALALAAMASTAAAQGWRVGLGAALFLGSDLLIAAGVAGVAEPPGAPVLIMASYAAGQALIVTGWAGRASTPPGAPVTPATAPAAP, from the coding sequence ATGCCTCGCAGCCGTGACCTGCTGGCCGCCTTCCTCGTCGTGACGGCGGCGAACCTGCTGGCCAACGCCACCGACAGCGAGGTGGCGTTTCGGGTCACCAAGCCGCTGCTCATGCCGCTGCTCGCCGCGTACCTCTGGCGGGCCTGCGTCGAACGCGGGGCACGACCCGACCGGCTGGTGCTCGCCGCACTGGCCTTCGCCACCGCCGGTGACGTGGCCCTGATGATCGGCGGCACCGGCTGGTTCCTCGCCGGCATGGCCTGCTTCCTCGGCACACACCTCTGCTACATCGCGGCCTTCACCCGCTACCGGGCCGACCTCGCGCTACGCCGCCCGCCGCTGGTCGCGGTCCCGCTGGGGTACGCGGTGCTGACCGTCGTCGCGCTCTGGTGGATGTGGACGGGGCTGACCGATGCCGGGCTGGCCCTGCCGGTGGCCGGCTACGCGCTGGCGCTGGCCGCGATGGCCAGCACGGCCGCCGCCCAGGGCTGGCGGGTCGGTCTCGGCGCCGCGCTGTTCCTCGGCTCCGACCTGTTGATCGCCGCGGGGGTGGCCGGGGTGGCTGAGCCACCCGGCGCGCCGGTGCTGATCATGGCGTCCTACGCCGCCGGCCAGGCGCTGATCGTCACCGGCTGGGCCGGCCGCGCCAGCACGCCGCCGGGCGCGCCGGTCACTCCAGCAACCGCGCCCGCAGCGCCGTGA
- a CDS encoding mandelate racemase/muconate lactonizing enzyme family protein: MTISAVRTHRVSAPLHTPFVTALRRTTTVDTLVVELIDADGRSGFGEAPQVWQVTGASVAGAQACVRELLGPLLIGRDPDDLVARCTEVQRAAAGNEAAKAAVDVALHDLAARRLGVPLVRLLGGTTLRVPTDVTLAAGDAVDLAAAARQRRADGFGVLKLKVGTDAAGDLDRVRAVRAAVGPGVRIRLDANQGWTPREAVRVIRGIEDAGLDVELVEQPVARWDLDGLAWVSDRVSVPILADEAVFGVRDLVEVIRRRAADLVNVKLAKCGGLHPARTLLELATAHGLGTVVGSMMESQVGIGAAASLVAAYGTTAVADLDAAWWLAWSPVQGGVRYDGSTVVLPDAPGLGISGLAEAKVQTRG; the protein is encoded by the coding sequence ATGACGATCTCGGCGGTACGCACCCACCGGGTTTCCGCCCCCTTACACACCCCATTCGTCACCGCGCTGCGCCGCACCACCACTGTGGACACTCTCGTCGTCGAGCTGATCGATGCCGACGGCCGGTCCGGCTTCGGCGAGGCGCCCCAGGTCTGGCAGGTCACCGGGGCGTCGGTGGCCGGCGCGCAGGCGTGCGTACGCGAGCTGCTCGGCCCCCTGCTGATCGGCCGTGACCCGGACGACCTGGTGGCCCGTTGCACCGAGGTGCAGCGCGCGGCGGCTGGCAACGAGGCGGCGAAGGCAGCGGTGGACGTCGCCCTGCACGACCTCGCCGCCCGGCGGTTGGGCGTACCCCTGGTGCGGTTGCTCGGGGGCACCACGCTGCGGGTGCCGACGGACGTCACGCTGGCGGCGGGCGACGCGGTGGATCTGGCGGCGGCGGCGAGGCAGCGGCGGGCCGACGGGTTCGGCGTCCTGAAGTTGAAGGTCGGCACCGACGCGGCCGGCGACCTGGACCGGGTGCGGGCCGTCCGCGCGGCCGTCGGCCCCGGGGTCCGGATCCGGCTCGACGCCAACCAGGGCTGGACGCCCCGGGAGGCGGTCCGGGTGATTCGTGGCATCGAGGACGCCGGGCTCGACGTGGAGCTGGTCGAGCAGCCGGTGGCCCGCTGGGACCTGGACGGGCTGGCCTGGGTCAGCGACCGGGTGTCCGTGCCGATCCTGGCCGACGAGGCGGTCTTCGGGGTCCGTGACCTGGTGGAGGTGATCCGCCGTCGGGCCGCCGACCTGGTCAACGTCAAGCTGGCCAAGTGCGGCGGGCTGCACCCGGCGCGTACCCTCCTCGAGCTGGCCACCGCCCACGGTCTCGGCACGGTGGTCGGTTCGATGATGGAGAGCCAGGTCGGTATCGGGGCGGCAGCCAGCCTGGTCGCCGCATACGGCACCACCGCGGTGGCCGACCTGGACGCGGCCTGGTGGCTGGCCTGGTCGCCGGTGCAGGGCGGGGTACGTTACGACGGGTCGACCGTGGTGCTGCCGGATGCCCCTGGCCTGGGCATTTCCGGGCTTGCTGAAGCAAAGGTGCAGACCCGCGGTTGA